A region of Polyangiaceae bacterium DNA encodes the following proteins:
- a CDS encoding succinate dehydrogenase cytochrome b subunit: MAKAITLHDTTIGKKVVMAVTGLMLYGFVIAHMVGNLQVFMGPEQLNGYAKKLHDLGPLLWAMRGGLLVAFVLHVVMVLQLYARTTAARPIGYRQKKNLTTSYAALTMKFGGVALLLFVLYHLAHFTFPGVSMTAGYQHSPTDVYANVVAGFKVPWVTAIYVVAQVFLGMHLYHGAFSLFQTLGLNHPRYNEKIKFVAQTIGVAVAAANIAMPVAVVAGVVK; encoded by the coding sequence ATGGCCAAAGCGATCACGCTCCACGACACGACGATCGGCAAGAAGGTCGTCATGGCGGTGACGGGCCTCATGCTCTACGGCTTCGTCATCGCCCACATGGTGGGCAACCTCCAGGTCTTCATGGGCCCGGAGCAGCTCAACGGGTACGCGAAGAAGCTGCACGATCTCGGCCCGCTGCTCTGGGCCATGCGCGGCGGCCTACTCGTCGCGTTCGTGCTGCACGTGGTGATGGTGCTTCAGCTCTACGCGCGCACCACGGCCGCGCGCCCCATCGGCTACCGGCAGAAGAAGAACCTGACCACTTCGTATGCCGCGCTGACCATGAAGTTCGGCGGCGTTGCGCTGCTCCTGTTCGTGCTCTACCACCTGGCGCACTTCACCTTCCCGGGCGTGTCGATGACCGCGGGCTACCAGCACAGCCCGACCGACGTCTACGCCAACGTCGTGGCCGGCTTCAAGGTGCCCTGGGTCACCGCCATCTACGTGGTCGCGCAGGTGTTCCTGGGCATGCACCTCTACCACGGGGCCTTCAGCCTGTTCCAGACGCTGGGCCTGAACCACCCGCGGTACAACGAGAAGATCAAGTTCGTCGCGCAGACCATCGGAGTCGCGGTGGCCGCAGCCAACATCGCCATGCCCGTCGCCGTCGTGGCGGGCGTCGTGAAATGA
- the acnA gene encoding aconitate hydratase AcnA translates to MSRSRDSFSTRTDLEISGKKLAYFSLPKLGQKTGKDVARLPFSLRILLENLLRHEDGKVVSEKDVEGLLAWDAKAEPDKEIAFHPARVVLQDFTGVPAVVDLAAMRDAIAELGGDPNKINPLFPSELVIDHSVQVDNYGSADALVRNTELEYGRNQERYALLRWAQKAFENFKVVPPSTGIVHQVNVEYLARVVFDSEGLAYPDTLVGTDSHTTMVNGMGVLGWGVGGIEAEAAMLGQPINLLVPQVIGFKLHGTLPEGATATDLVLTITRMLRDKGVVGKFVEFYGSGLDNLPLANRATIGNMSPEFGSTCGIFPIDDETLRYLRLTGRSEAQVKLVEAYAKAQGMFRTKDTPDPVYTDSLALDLGSVEPTLAGPRRPHDKVLMKDMKPAFQKVLGEMIAQGKAKKGGGVATPEEVAKRVKTSLGGSDFELAHGSVVIAAITSCTNTSNPYVMLGAGLLARNAVRRGLSVKPWVKTSLAPGSKVVTQYLKSAGVLSDLEALHFNVVGYGCTTCIGNSGPLPESISKGVKDGDLVAAAVLSGNRNFEGRIHADVRANYLASPPLVVAYALAGRVDIDFAAEPIGKDQGGKDVFLKDIWPSPKEVAEVVEKHVTSEAYSREYAEVFAGDERWRALPVPEGSRFDWDPKSTYVRKPSFFENLPKQPKPLTDIAAARVLAVLGDSITTDHISPAGNIAKDSAAAKYLTDNGVKPADFNQYGARRGNHEVMMRGTFANVRLRNALVPGVEGGVTRHLPTNQQMSIYDASMKYQADGVPLMILAGKEYGSGSSRDWAGKGTFMLGIKAVVAESYERIHRSNLIGMGVLPLQFLDGQSRESLGLSGEETFSISGVAKDLAPGKLLTLEAVAADGSMKSFQAKTRIDTVVELEYYRHGGILQYVLRQLLGS, encoded by the coding sequence ATGTCCCGATCGCGCGACTCCTTCTCCACCAGGACCGACCTCGAAATCAGCGGCAAGAAGCTGGCCTATTTCTCCTTGCCCAAGCTCGGGCAGAAGACGGGCAAAGACGTCGCGAGGCTGCCGTTCTCGCTGCGCATCCTGCTCGAGAACCTGCTCCGGCACGAGGACGGCAAGGTCGTCAGCGAGAAGGACGTCGAGGGGCTGCTCGCCTGGGATGCCAAGGCCGAGCCCGACAAGGAGATCGCCTTCCACCCGGCCCGTGTCGTGTTGCAGGACTTCACCGGCGTGCCCGCCGTGGTGGACCTGGCGGCCATGCGCGACGCCATCGCCGAGCTCGGCGGCGATCCGAACAAGATCAACCCGCTCTTCCCCAGCGAGCTGGTCATCGACCACTCCGTGCAGGTGGACAACTACGGCTCCGCCGACGCACTGGTGCGCAACACGGAGCTCGAGTACGGGCGCAACCAGGAGCGCTACGCGCTGTTGCGCTGGGCGCAGAAGGCCTTCGAGAACTTCAAGGTGGTGCCGCCCTCCACCGGCATCGTGCACCAGGTGAACGTGGAGTACCTGGCGCGCGTGGTGTTCGACAGCGAGGGTCTCGCCTACCCGGACACCCTGGTCGGCACCGACAGCCACACCACCATGGTCAACGGCATGGGCGTGCTCGGCTGGGGCGTGGGTGGCATCGAGGCAGAGGCCGCCATGCTCGGGCAGCCCATCAACCTGCTCGTGCCCCAGGTGATCGGCTTCAAGCTCCACGGCACGCTGCCTGAGGGCGCCACCGCCACCGATCTGGTGCTGACCATCACGCGGATGCTGCGCGACAAGGGCGTGGTCGGGAAGTTCGTCGAGTTCTACGGCTCGGGACTCGACAACTTGCCGCTCGCGAACCGCGCCACCATTGGCAACATGAGCCCGGAGTTCGGCTCGACCTGCGGCATCTTCCCCATCGACGACGAGACGCTGCGCTACCTCAGGCTCACCGGGCGCAGCGAAGCGCAAGTGAAGCTGGTCGAGGCCTATGCGAAGGCGCAGGGCATGTTCCGCACCAAGGACACGCCCGACCCCGTCTACACCGACAGTCTGGCGCTCGATCTGGGCAGCGTGGAGCCGACGCTGGCGGGACCGCGCCGCCCCCACGACAAGGTGCTGATGAAGGACATGAAGCCGGCGTTCCAGAAGGTGCTCGGCGAGATGATCGCCCAGGGCAAGGCCAAGAAGGGCGGCGGCGTCGCCACGCCGGAGGAAGTGGCCAAGAGGGTGAAGACCTCGCTGGGCGGCAGTGACTTCGAGCTCGCGCACGGCTCGGTGGTGATCGCCGCCATCACCAGCTGCACGAACACGTCGAACCCGTACGTGATGCTGGGCGCGGGCCTCCTGGCTCGGAACGCCGTCAGGCGCGGGCTCAGCGTGAAGCCCTGGGTCAAGACCAGCCTGGCGCCGGGCTCGAAGGTCGTGACGCAATACCTGAAGAGCGCCGGCGTGCTCAGCGACCTCGAGGCGCTGCACTTCAACGTGGTCGGTTACGGCTGCACCACCTGCATCGGCAACAGCGGTCCCTTGCCGGAGAGCATCAGCAAGGGAGTGAAGGACGGCGATCTGGTCGCCGCCGCGGTGCTCAGCGGAAACCGCAACTTCGAGGGACGCATCCACGCCGACGTGCGCGCCAACTACCTGGCCAGCCCGCCCCTGGTGGTGGCGTATGCCCTGGCCGGTCGCGTGGACATCGACTTCGCCGCCGAGCCCATCGGCAAGGACCAGGGCGGTAAGGACGTGTTCCTGAAGGACATCTGGCCGTCACCCAAGGAGGTGGCCGAGGTTGTCGAGAAGCACGTCACGAGTGAGGCCTACAGCCGGGAGTACGCCGAGGTGTTCGCCGGCGACGAGCGCTGGCGCGCCTTGCCGGTGCCCGAGGGCAGCCGCTTCGACTGGGATCCGAAGAGCACCTACGTGCGCAAGCCGAGCTTCTTCGAGAACCTGCCGAAGCAGCCGAAGCCCCTCACGGACATCGCCGCTGCGCGCGTCCTCGCCGTGCTCGGCGACTCGATCACCACCGACCACATCTCCCCGGCCGGGAACATCGCCAAGGACTCCGCCGCGGCGAAGTACCTGACCGACAACGGCGTCAAACCGGCGGACTTCAACCAATACGGCGCGCGCCGCGGCAACCACGAGGTGATGATGCGCGGCACCTTCGCCAACGTGCGCCTCCGCAACGCGCTGGTGCCCGGCGTCGAAGGCGGAGTCACGCGCCACCTGCCGACGAACCAGCAGATGAGCATCTACGACGCCTCGATGAAGTACCAGGCGGACGGCGTGCCGCTGATGATCCTCGCCGGCAAGGAGTACGGCTCCGGCTCGTCCCGCGACTGGGCGGGCAAGGGCACCTTCATGCTGGGCATCAAGGCCGTCGTCGCCGAGAGCTACGAGCGCATCCACCGCTCCAATCTGATCGGCATGGGCGTGCTGCCGCTCCAGTTCCTCGATGGCCAGAGCCGCGAGAGCCTGGGCCTCAGTGGCGAGGAGACCTTCTCCATCTCCGGCGTCGCCAAGGATCTCGCCCCCGGCAAGCTGCTCACGCTGGAGGCCGTGGCCGCGGACGGGAGCATGAAGAGCTTCCAGGCCAAGACCCGCATCGATACCGTGGTCGAGCTCGAGTACTACCGGCACGGCGGCATCCTGCAGTACGTGCTCCGGCAGCTGCTCGGGAGCTGA
- a CDS encoding LysR family transcriptional regulator — MKLGPHAFSLRQLQYAVAVADELSFRRAAERCLVSQPSLSAQLAELEGALGVRLFERDRRRVLVTAAGREVVERARRVLVGVDNLGEAAKRSADPLSGTLRIGVIPTISPYLLPLAARALRKKLPKLTLVWVEDKTDSLLASLDAGELDAALLALEAELGDVEHEIIVEDPFVLAAPPGHPLAAKTTPIGRAELAGHAVLLLTEGHCLREQALTYCSSARAEELEFRATSLSTLVQMVAAGAGVTLLPEMSLPTEAARAKLVLRRFKAPVPQRTVALVWRKRSALAPALSQVATVVRSTHA; from the coding sequence ATGAAGCTCGGTCCCCACGCCTTCAGCCTGCGGCAGCTCCAGTACGCCGTTGCCGTCGCCGACGAGCTGTCGTTCCGCCGCGCCGCGGAGCGCTGCCTGGTCTCGCAGCCGTCGCTCAGCGCGCAGCTCGCCGAGCTCGAGGGTGCCCTCGGGGTGCGCCTCTTCGAGCGCGATCGCCGGCGCGTGCTGGTCACCGCGGCGGGGCGCGAGGTAGTCGAGCGCGCGCGGCGCGTGCTCGTCGGCGTGGACAACCTCGGCGAGGCGGCGAAGCGCTCGGCCGATCCGCTCTCCGGCACGTTGCGGATCGGGGTGATCCCCACCATCTCCCCCTACCTGCTGCCGCTGGCGGCGCGCGCGCTCCGGAAGAAGCTGCCGAAGCTCACGCTAGTCTGGGTCGAGGACAAGACGGACAGCCTGCTCGCGAGCCTGGACGCCGGAGAGCTCGACGCGGCGCTCTTGGCTCTCGAGGCGGAGCTAGGGGACGTCGAGCACGAGATCATCGTCGAAGATCCCTTCGTGCTCGCCGCGCCGCCGGGGCACCCGCTGGCCGCGAAGACGACGCCCATCGGCAGAGCGGAGCTCGCGGGCCACGCGGTGCTCCTGCTCACCGAGGGTCACTGTCTACGGGAGCAAGCGCTGACGTACTGCAGCAGCGCGCGGGCGGAGGAGCTGGAGTTTCGCGCCACCAGCCTCTCGACGCTGGTGCAGATGGTCGCAGCGGGCGCCGGGGTCACGTTGCTGCCCGAAATGAGCCTGCCGACCGAGGCCGCGCGCGCCAAGCTCGTGCTCCGTCGCTTCAAGGCGCCGGTCCCGCAACGCACGGTCGCGCTGGTCTGGCGCAAGCGCTCGGCGCTCGCGCCCGCGCTGTCGCAGGTCGCCACGGTCGTGAGATCTACGCACGCCTGA
- a CDS encoding c-type cytochrome yields MRRGPLLALLFGLTSAACDKPTTSAPEAGPSATASLGLPSPAAATGRLVFEANCVACHTVGEGDRTGPDLKDVGKRRQRDWLVRWIKNPAQMGEADHIGRALSKKYGDVIMPTIELTDEQIDQVLAFFDDASVRGYRIPERPAKQLEGPELEKAQSIFFDRCAGCHGSLRQGGSAPAITPERAKQIGGAGLAATLNHGRPGGMPAWGELGILSTQDVELLANYLQLPPATRPELPLDAAKKAWNLVTKPAERPKKAAHTRKSQNFFAVVLRNQGYVAILDGDTRERLVQVDVGFAVELVRASASGRYLYAMGRDGRITLIDLFTNPPSIAAQARGCFDARTLEVSRAKPDKLLIQGCYWPPQYVVFDGESLEPLHVESLAGGEDAGTTVAEARVGTIVSPRGKPFWALGLMDSGDVALVDYGKPGYAISSRVPAERDLIGGGLDPSGRFFSVPAPTKSQLLVIDLEEKKQAAKIATGKGPRPDPGARWEDPEHGLVAAIPHLSEEKLLVYGVDPKKEDKLWKVVREIGGIPAGALNVRTHPKSPWVWIDSPANPKAELSRQICVISKKEAKVHKCWSPRPTGRAMHFEYNQAGTEVWVSGWDKKGALIIYEDATLQEVQRIEADWVVNPMNKYNVFNTANDVY; encoded by the coding sequence ATGCGCCGCGGACCGCTCCTGGCTCTCCTCTTCGGGCTCACCTCGGCGGCTTGCGACAAGCCCACGACCAGCGCGCCGGAGGCCGGGCCGAGCGCCACCGCGTCGCTCGGCCTGCCTAGCCCTGCGGCCGCCACTGGACGCTTGGTGTTCGAGGCGAACTGCGTGGCCTGTCACACCGTCGGGGAGGGAGACCGCACGGGCCCCGATCTCAAGGACGTAGGCAAGCGACGGCAGCGCGATTGGCTGGTGCGCTGGATCAAGAACCCGGCGCAGATGGGCGAGGCCGATCACATCGGCCGCGCGCTCTCGAAGAAGTATGGCGACGTGATCATGCCGACGATCGAGCTCACCGACGAGCAGATCGACCAGGTGCTCGCGTTCTTCGACGACGCCAGCGTGCGCGGCTACCGCATCCCCGAGCGTCCCGCGAAGCAGCTCGAGGGTCCCGAGCTCGAGAAGGCGCAGAGCATCTTCTTCGACCGTTGCGCCGGCTGCCACGGCTCGCTGCGCCAAGGCGGCTCGGCGCCGGCCATCACCCCGGAGCGCGCGAAGCAGATCGGTGGAGCGGGTCTGGCTGCGACGCTGAACCACGGACGCCCCGGCGGCATGCCGGCGTGGGGCGAGCTCGGCATCTTGTCCACGCAGGACGTCGAGCTGCTCGCGAACTACCTCCAGCTGCCGCCGGCGACGCGTCCGGAGCTCCCGCTCGACGCAGCGAAGAAGGCCTGGAACCTGGTCACCAAGCCAGCGGAGCGCCCGAAGAAGGCGGCCCACACCCGCAAGAGCCAGAACTTCTTCGCCGTCGTGCTCCGGAACCAGGGCTACGTCGCCATCCTGGACGGGGACACCCGCGAGCGGCTGGTTCAGGTGGACGTGGGCTTCGCCGTGGAGCTGGTGCGGGCCTCGGCCTCGGGCCGCTACCTGTACGCCATGGGGCGAGACGGGCGCATCACGCTGATCGACCTCTTCACCAACCCGCCCAGCATCGCGGCGCAGGCGCGCGGCTGCTTCGACGCGCGGACGCTGGAGGTGAGCCGAGCCAAGCCCGACAAGCTCTTGATCCAGGGCTGCTATTGGCCGCCGCAATACGTGGTCTTCGACGGCGAGTCGCTCGAGCCGCTCCACGTCGAGAGCCTCGCGGGCGGTGAAGACGCCGGCACCACCGTCGCGGAGGCGCGCGTCGGCACCATCGTCTCGCCCCGGGGCAAGCCGTTCTGGGCGCTCGGGCTGATGGACTCGGGTGACGTCGCGCTGGTGGACTACGGCAAGCCCGGCTACGCCATCTCCTCGCGCGTCCCCGCGGAGCGCGACCTGATCGGCGGCGGGCTCGACCCGAGCGGACGCTTCTTCTCCGTGCCCGCGCCGACCAAGAGTCAGCTCCTGGTCATCGACCTCGAGGAGAAGAAGCAGGCCGCGAAGATCGCGACGGGCAAGGGGCCGCGGCCCGATCCGGGCGCGCGTTGGGAGGATCCGGAGCACGGCCTGGTCGCGGCCATCCCCCACCTCTCCGAGGAGAAGCTCCTGGTCTACGGCGTCGATCCCAAGAAGGAGGACAAGCTCTGGAAGGTGGTGCGCGAGATCGGCGGCATCCCCGCCGGTGCGCTGAACGTGCGGACCCACCCGAAGTCGCCTTGGGTGTGGATCGACTCGCCGGCGAACCCCAAGGCCGAGCTGTCGCGACAGATTTGCGTCATCTCGAAGAAGGAGGCCAAGGTCCACAAGTGCTGGTCGCCGCGCCCCACCGGGCGAGCGATGCACTTCGAGTACAACCAGGCCGGCACCGAGGTCTGGGTCTCCGGTTGGGACAAAAAGGGCGCGCTGATCATCTACGAGGACGCCACGCTCCAGGAAGTGCAGCGCATCGAGGCGGACTGGGTCGTGAACCCGATGAACAAGTACAACGTGTTCAACACGGCGAACGACGTGTATTGA
- a CDS encoding FG-GAP repeat protein: MTLAAVVGCGDAGSPTPALGDHRHELTSGKGFQSSSTKFTGPHSYAQLGVSLAGLGDVNGDGFEDLAVGAPFYDPFNQALNYGRFYLYFGSAAGLSATKAQIVDGDQQDQYRGNVVRAGDVNGDGYADAFVQGELNTSTLSPPKGEKGVELLLGGPSGLTLSSWKIPLYPTMPRALGGVGDVNGDGRGDVLIHTREFVTSWTQYFSVYAGTATGLSATPLWVYSDTTSITGAGVGDVTGDGFNDLVIGAASCGSPNLKGFWGSAAGFPSSPSWIYSDPDCGPFVGVGAEIERLGDIDGDGYADWAASSNWYAKFDFNGLLKVFRGGATPSTTPAWAKQFPDNVSGQLDVAGVGDAYGDGYADLLVGLSYFFNPHNGSWDPMPPLGRARVYFGSASGLGATESWWAYDESLNANMFASRAVGAGDLTGDGFPEIAIGDRFAELDETKKSQGFAYVYYGAGGPEPVGKVLWNLTAHEPGATKPLAAGERLENPSSFDVRAVGLGTEGRSRIALEVEVKPDAAAFDGTNLAKSAAWSDSGIAGTPLECKLTGLKSNTTYKFRARVVHRPDTAVIARHSRWFSGITLVTDCSAADPDIDGDGECDDKDADDDDDSYLDAADCLPKDPSAHPGATEVLDDGIDQDCSGKDSVTCLSDVDGDGFGSAVPAVGHGGCSAPGVTAVPGDCDDAVAQVHPGAADGPGDGVDQDCDGEDTTDCYTDADGDGFGVKGKIVPASACAGAGQSKVGGDCSDGDENIFPGAVEIPGDGVDQDCTGFDGIVCYFDADADGFGATEAGAFDGDCPFVGMSSSAGDCNDDDPQIFPGSTELAGDGIDQDCDGEDAPGQGDAAPEAGAPFVDGGSDAGDMPGRPEGAGGCGCDLAQTRSPGWKFLVLALALLIARRRSRRSSTRQDGRPRYRPPALALALPFVGALSLQLLGCTPRPSAGEAAPKVELTRAGKTQSLDAAATRALIVRVEKALAVCNFRSDQHANVFGAADPTALWKEREGRAHLRLSYATDRSVEAVAGRLVFREVLLSVDEPNGPEPALVRGDATGILGLKKCGYDDRLLGCAPELAAHFPRPAACPPGY, encoded by the coding sequence ATGACTCTGGCCGCGGTCGTCGGGTGCGGGGATGCCGGTTCACCCACGCCAGCCTTGGGCGATCACCGGCACGAGCTGACGTCCGGCAAGGGCTTTCAGAGCTCCTCGACCAAGTTCACCGGCCCACACAGCTACGCACAGCTCGGTGTGTCTCTCGCTGGACTAGGCGACGTGAACGGCGACGGTTTCGAGGACCTCGCTGTCGGGGCGCCCTTCTACGATCCGTTCAACCAGGCGCTCAACTACGGGCGTTTCTACCTCTACTTCGGCTCCGCGGCTGGCCTGAGCGCCACCAAAGCTCAGATCGTCGACGGAGATCAGCAGGACCAGTATCGCGGGAACGTCGTCCGCGCTGGAGACGTCAACGGGGATGGGTACGCCGACGCCTTCGTTCAAGGGGAGCTCAACACCAGCACCTTGAGTCCTCCCAAAGGGGAGAAGGGCGTCGAGTTGCTCCTCGGGGGGCCGTCCGGCCTCACGCTCTCGAGCTGGAAGATCCCTTTGTACCCAACGATGCCCCGAGCGCTGGGTGGCGTGGGGGACGTCAACGGCGACGGTCGGGGCGACGTGCTGATCCACACGCGCGAGTTCGTGACCAGCTGGACACAATACTTCTCCGTGTACGCGGGCACCGCGACGGGCCTCAGCGCGACGCCGCTCTGGGTGTATTCCGACACCACGTCGATCACTGGTGCGGGCGTCGGCGACGTGACCGGAGACGGATTCAACGACCTGGTGATCGGAGCGGCGTCCTGCGGTTCACCTAACCTGAAGGGGTTCTGGGGGAGTGCCGCGGGCTTCCCCTCGAGCCCGAGCTGGATCTATTCGGATCCGGACTGCGGCCCCTTCGTCGGTGTCGGTGCCGAGATCGAGCGCTTGGGCGACATCGACGGAGACGGGTACGCCGACTGGGCCGCCTCTTCGAATTGGTACGCGAAATTCGACTTCAACGGTCTGCTCAAGGTGTTCAGAGGGGGAGCGACGCCATCCACCACACCCGCCTGGGCCAAGCAATTCCCCGACAACGTCTCCGGCCAGCTCGATGTGGCGGGTGTGGGAGACGCCTACGGAGACGGCTACGCGGATCTCCTGGTGGGTCTGAGCTACTTCTTCAACCCCCACAACGGGAGCTGGGACCCAATGCCACCGCTGGGCCGCGCTCGCGTGTACTTCGGCAGCGCCAGCGGGCTCGGAGCCACGGAGTCTTGGTGGGCGTACGACGAGTCGCTCAACGCCAACATGTTCGCCAGCCGAGCCGTCGGTGCGGGCGACCTGACGGGGGACGGATTCCCGGAGATCGCCATCGGTGACCGTTTCGCGGAGTTGGACGAGACGAAGAAGTCGCAGGGCTTCGCCTACGTCTACTACGGCGCCGGCGGCCCCGAACCCGTGGGGAAGGTGCTCTGGAACCTCACGGCGCACGAACCTGGAGCGACGAAGCCGCTCGCTGCCGGCGAGCGGCTCGAGAACCCCAGCAGCTTCGACGTTCGCGCCGTCGGCCTCGGAACCGAGGGGCGCTCTCGCATCGCGCTCGAGGTCGAGGTCAAGCCCGATGCCGCCGCTTTCGACGGGACCAACCTGGCGAAGAGCGCCGCTTGGTCCGACAGCGGCATCGCGGGGACGCCGCTCGAGTGCAAACTGACCGGGCTGAAGAGCAACACGACCTACAAGTTTCGAGCCCGAGTCGTGCACCGCCCTGACACAGCCGTGATCGCGCGCCACTCTCGCTGGTTTTCTGGGATCACACTGGTCACGGACTGCTCCGCGGCGGATCCCGACATCGACGGCGACGGAGAGTGCGACGACAAAGACGCGGACGACGACGACGATTCGTACCTCGACGCTGCAGACTGCCTGCCCAAGGACCCCAGCGCTCATCCGGGCGCAACGGAGGTTCTGGACGACGGCATCGACCAGGACTGCAGCGGCAAGGACTCGGTGACCTGTCTCAGCGACGTGGATGGAGACGGGTTCGGCTCCGCAGTCCCCGCCGTCGGACACGGCGGCTGCTCGGCACCCGGCGTGACGGCGGTACCGGGTGACTGCGACGACGCTGTCGCGCAGGTTCACCCCGGAGCGGCGGACGGCCCGGGTGATGGAGTCGACCAGGACTGTGACGGTGAGGACACGACCGACTGCTACACGGACGCCGACGGCGACGGATTCGGGGTGAAGGGCAAGATCGTCCCGGCCAGCGCGTGCGCGGGAGCTGGCCAGAGCAAGGTCGGAGGCGACTGCAGCGACGGCGACGAGAACATCTTTCCAGGAGCTGTCGAAATCCCGGGCGACGGCGTCGATCAAGACTGTACCGGGTTCGACGGCATCGTCTGTTACTTCGATGCCGACGCTGACGGATTCGGTGCGACCGAAGCTGGCGCATTCGACGGCGATTGCCCGTTCGTGGGCATGAGCTCCAGCGCGGGAGACTGCAACGACGACGATCCCCAGATCTTCCCAGGCTCGACGGAATTGGCAGGCGACGGCATCGATCAAGACTGCGACGGCGAAGATGCCCCTGGGCAAGGCGACGCGGCGCCCGAGGCCGGCGCCCCGTTCGTGGACGGCGGGAGCGACGCGGGCGACATGCCCGGTCGTCCCGAGGGCGCCGGCGGGTGCGGGTGCGACCTGGCGCAGACACGGAGCCCTGGCTGGAAGTTCCTGGTGCTCGCGCTCGCGCTGCTCATCGCTCGTCGACGGTCGCGACGCTCCAGCACGAGGCAGGATGGCCGGCCGCGCTATCGTCCACCCGCGCTCGCTCTTGCGCTGCCATTCGTCGGGGCGCTCTCTCTCCAGCTCCTCGGCTGCACGCCGCGCCCGAGCGCGGGCGAGGCGGCACCCAAGGTCGAGCTCACGCGGGCGGGCAAGACACAGAGCCTGGACGCCGCCGCCACCCGGGCGCTGATCGTCCGCGTCGAGAAGGCGCTCGCCGTCTGCAACTTCAGATCGGACCAGCACGCGAACGTGTTCGGGGCGGCGGATCCGACCGCGCTCTGGAAAGAGCGTGAGGGTCGCGCGCACCTCCGGCTGAGCTACGCCACCGACAGGAGCGTGGAGGCCGTGGCGGGCAGGCTCGTCTTCCGCGAGGTGCTCCTCTCCGTGGACGAGCCGAACGGCCCGGAGCCCGCGCTGGTCAGGGGGGACGCGACGGGGATCCTGGGTTTGAAGAAGTGCGGCTACGACGATCGGCTGCTCGGCTGCGCGCCGGAGCTCGCCGCGCACTTCCCGCGTCCCGCCGCGTGTCCGCCGGGGTACTGA
- a CDS encoding NAD-dependent epimerase/dehydratase family protein: MHLAFIGGTRFIGQAAARRALEVGHAVSVLHRGEHASDVAGARDVLVERRDPSALCRELARLAPDAIVDTRAMTRADAQVTALGARILGVPAVVLSSMDVYAQFGRLNGLPAPEPEAVVTESSPLTVPYPFRGVATDLPPEYDKKDVEEELERAVGEGVPGVLVLRLPGVYGQGDYRRRFGPLVDRLDAGERVLPCSGGAAWRLAHAHVRDVAHAIVSGAEQWKAGFRVLNVAERETPSMRERAEALAAEMGVALEWTEAETVPEDLAFLGRMPNDLVVSSAALRERLGFAELTTPEERVRDLVAWLRVSRRT; the protein is encoded by the coding sequence GTGCACCTAGCCTTCATCGGAGGGACGCGCTTCATCGGCCAGGCCGCCGCTCGGCGCGCGCTCGAGGTCGGGCACGCGGTGAGCGTGCTGCACCGGGGCGAGCACGCCTCCGACGTCGCCGGCGCCCGCGACGTGCTGGTCGAGCGCCGCGACCCCTCGGCGCTGTGTCGCGAGCTCGCCCGGCTCGCGCCGGACGCCATCGTGGACACCCGCGCGATGACCCGCGCCGACGCGCAGGTGACGGCGCTCGGCGCGCGCATCCTGGGCGTGCCGGCCGTCGTGCTCTCGAGCATGGACGTGTACGCGCAGTTCGGGCGGCTGAACGGGTTGCCCGCCCCGGAGCCGGAGGCCGTGGTCACCGAGAGCTCACCCCTCACCGTGCCGTATCCGTTCCGCGGCGTCGCGACCGATCTGCCGCCGGAGTACGACAAGAAGGACGTCGAAGAGGAGCTCGAGCGTGCCGTGGGCGAGGGCGTCCCGGGCGTGCTGGTGCTGCGGCTGCCGGGCGTGTACGGCCAGGGCGACTACCGGCGGCGCTTCGGCCCGCTCGTCGATCGCCTGGACGCCGGTGAGCGCGTGCTCCCGTGCTCCGGCGGCGCCGCGTGGCGTTTGGCCCACGCCCACGTGCGTGACGTCGCCCACGCCATCGTGAGCGGTGCGGAGCAGTGGAAGGCGGGCTTCCGGGTGCTCAACGTCGCCGAGCGCGAGACGCCCAGCATGCGCGAGCGCGCCGAGGCGCTGGCGGCCGAGATGGGCGTGGCCCTCGAATGGACGGAAGCCGAAACGGTCCCCGAAGACCTCGCCTTCCTCGGGCGTATGCCGAACGACCTGGTGGTGAGCTCCGCGGCGCTGCGCGAGCGGCTGGGCTTCGCCGAGCTGACGACGCCCGAGGAGCGCGTGCGCGATCTGGTGGCCTGGCTCCGGGTCAGCCGTCGAACCTGA
- the dps gene encoding DNA starvation/stationary phase protection protein Dps, protein MYKSPSPLPENARVEIAATLNERLADGLDLHSQIKVAHWNIKGPGFAALHPLFEIFAVSLANHNDSLAERAVTLGGRAYGTARHVAKASSIPDYPQETSRDLEHVKLLAERIEKYLEGVRASRGVGEKLGDTDTVDLLTGIVTEFEKHAWFLRASLDS, encoded by the coding sequence ATGTACAAGAGCCCGAGCCCGCTGCCGGAGAACGCCCGCGTCGAGATCGCCGCCACGCTGAACGAGCGCCTGGCGGACGGCCTGGATCTGCACAGCCAGATCAAGGTCGCGCACTGGAACATCAAGGGGCCGGGCTTCGCCGCCCTGCACCCCCTGTTCGAGATCTTCGCGGTGAGCCTGGCCAACCACAACGACTCTCTCGCCGAGCGGGCCGTGACGCTGGGCGGCAGGGCCTACGGCACCGCCCGCCACGTCGCGAAGGCCTCCAGCATCCCGGACTACCCCCAGGAGACCAGCCGGGACCTGGAGCACGTGAAGCTCCTGGCCGAGCGCATCGAGAAATACCTGGAGGGCGTCCGCGCCTCACGGGGCGTCGGGGAGAAGCTCGGGGACACGGACACGGTGGATCTCCTGACCGGCATCGTGACGGAGTTCGAGAAGCACGCCTGGTTCTTGCGCGCTTCCCTCGATTCTTGA